In Phormidium yuhuli AB48, one genomic interval encodes:
- a CDS encoding M67 family metallopeptidase, translated as MLGISGVQLGEIGGHGEKTYPWECCGLLLGTGDGGQARVLQVWPAANAWDASTAEMFERGGDEPIRDWQTQERRYTIAPEVMLAAQKTARDRHWRILGIYHSHPNHEAVPSECDRQWAWPEYYYLIVSVAEGVARESRCWQLDEQGQFQEVPLSVESGENA; from the coding sequence ATGTTGGGGATTTCTGGGGTGCAGTTGGGGGAGATTGGGGGTCATGGGGAAAAGACCTATCCTTGGGAATGTTGTGGGTTGCTGTTGGGAACGGGTGATGGAGGACAGGCTCGGGTTTTGCAGGTTTGGCCGGCGGCCAATGCTTGGGATGCGTCGACGGCGGAGATGTTTGAGCGGGGTGGGGATGAACCCATTCGGGATTGGCAGACTCAGGAACGTCGCTATACTATCGCTCCAGAGGTGATGCTGGCGGCTCAGAAGACGGCCCGCGATCGCCATTGGCGGATTTTGGGGATTTATCATTCACACCCCAATCATGAGGCGGTTCCTTCAGAGTGCGATCGGCAATGGGCTTGGCCGGAGTATTATTACCTGATTGTGTCTGTGGCGGAGGGTGTGGCTCGGGAGAGTCGCTGCTGGCAATTGGATGAGCAGGGCCAGTTCCAAGAGGTGCCGCTGTCGGTGGAGTCGGGGGAGAATGCTTAA
- the moeB gene encoding molybdopterin-synthase adenylyltransferase MoeB: MLNPNLEQIQLTNADYERYSRHLILPEVGLEGQKRLKAAKVLCIGTGGLGSPLLLYLAAAGIGTLGIVDFDVVDNSNLQRQVIHGTSWVGKPKIESAKTRIHEINPDCQVNLYETRLSSENALEIIEPYDIVVDGTDNFPTRYLVNDACVLLNKPNVYGSIFRFEGQATVFNYEGGPNYRDLYPEPPPPGMVPSCAEGGVLGILPGMIGVIQATETLKIILGRGTTLNGRLLLYNSLEMSFRELTLRPNPERPKIEKLIDYEQFCGIPQAKAEENKQNMDLQEMTVSELKSLIDSGSDDFVLVDVRNPNEYEIGKIDGSTLVPLPDIENGDGVETIKSMLKGKRLIAHCKLGGRSAKALSILKEAGIEGTNLKGGIAAWSEEIDPSVPKY, from the coding sequence ATGCTCAATCCAAACTTAGAGCAAATTCAACTGACTAATGCTGACTATGAACGCTATTCTCGCCATCTAATCCTGCCAGAAGTGGGTTTGGAAGGGCAGAAGCGTCTGAAGGCGGCGAAGGTTCTCTGTATCGGCACGGGAGGACTGGGTTCTCCGTTATTACTTTATCTGGCGGCGGCGGGCATTGGCACTCTCGGGATTGTGGATTTCGATGTGGTGGACAACTCGAATCTACAACGCCAGGTGATTCATGGAACCTCCTGGGTGGGGAAACCCAAAATTGAATCGGCCAAGACTCGCATTCATGAGATTAACCCCGATTGTCAGGTGAACCTCTATGAGACTCGCCTCTCGTCGGAGAATGCCCTAGAGATTATTGAACCCTACGATATTGTGGTGGATGGCACGGATAACTTCCCCACTCGCTATTTGGTCAATGATGCCTGTGTATTGTTGAATAAACCGAATGTCTATGGCTCGATTTTCCGCTTTGAGGGCCAGGCGACAGTGTTTAACTATGAAGGAGGTCCCAATTATCGGGACTTATATCCTGAACCTCCACCGCCGGGAATGGTCCCGTCTTGTGCTGAAGGGGGAGTTTTGGGGATTCTGCCGGGGATGATTGGGGTGATTCAGGCGACAGAAACGCTCAAGATTATTCTCGGACGCGGTACAACCCTCAATGGACGGCTTTTACTGTATAATTCTCTAGAGATGTCGTTTCGTGAGTTAACGTTACGACCCAATCCGGAACGCCCCAAAATTGAGAAACTCATTGATTATGAGCAATTTTGCGGGATTCCCCAGGCCAAAGCAGAGGAAAATAAACAGAATATGGATCTTCAAGAAATGACCGTCTCGGAACTGAAGAGCCTTATCGATAGTGGTTCCGATGATTTTGTGTTGGTGGATGTTCGCAACCCCAATGAGTACGAAATCGGTAAAATTGATGGTTCTACCTTGGTTCCGTTGCCTGATATCGAGAATGGCGATGGGGTTGAGACGATTAAGTCCATGCTCAAGGGTAAACGTCTTATTGCCCATTGCAAACTGGGGGGCCGCTCGGCTAAGGCACTTTCCATTCTCAAAGAGGCTGGCATTGAGGGAACGAATCTTAAGGGTGGTATTGCTGCCTGGAGTGAGGAAATTGACCCGTCTGTTCCCAAATACTAA
- a CDS encoding Npun_R2479 family HD domain-containing metalloprotein — protein sequence MFNATQLLIDRFVPKLQENYHRTYGGLKSDYAEIIGWAGGMALENIANSDALYHNVEHTIFVTLVGQDILRGRHIREGGVSCEDWLHFTIALLCHDIGYVKGVCRKDDPTRRLYSTGIDDTMVYLVPGATDAALTPYHVDRGKLFIDERFGGHRLIDAELIRSSMELTRFPVPAGEDHQDTSNLPGLVRAADLIGQLSDPRYLQKISALFYEFEETGTNKALGYKTPGDLRNGYPKFYWHGVYPYIKDGLKYLEVTQEGKQIVANLFSNVFRVEHSTI from the coding sequence ATGTTTAATGCCACCCAGTTACTCATCGACCGTTTTGTCCCCAAACTCCAAGAAAATTACCACCGCACCTATGGCGGGCTAAAGTCCGACTATGCGGAAATTATCGGCTGGGCAGGCGGTATGGCGCTTGAGAATATCGCCAACAGTGATGCTCTCTATCACAATGTGGAGCATACAATCTTTGTCACCCTAGTGGGACAAGATATCTTGCGGGGGCGACATATTCGTGAAGGGGGTGTCTCCTGTGAAGACTGGCTACACTTTACCATCGCCCTTCTCTGTCATGATATCGGCTATGTCAAGGGAGTCTGTCGTAAAGACGACCCCACCCGACGTCTATATTCAACAGGCATTGACGACACTATGGTGTATCTCGTTCCCGGTGCCACAGATGCGGCCCTGACTCCCTATCATGTGGATCGCGGGAAACTCTTTATTGATGAACGTTTTGGGGGTCATCGTCTCATTGATGCCGAACTCATCCGCAGCAGCATGGAACTAACCCGGTTTCCTGTTCCTGCTGGGGAAGATCATCAGGATACCTCGAACTTACCGGGATTGGTGCGAGCGGCGGATCTGATTGGACAACTGAGTGACCCTCGCTATTTACAAAAAATTAGTGCCCTCTTCTATGAATTTGAAGAAACAGGGACGAACAAAGCCCTAGGTTACAAAACCCCTGGGGATTTGCGAAATGGCTATCCCAAGTTTTATTGGCATGGCGTGTACCCTTATATCAAAGATGGTTTGAAATACCTAGAAGTCACCCAGGAAGGGAAACAAATCGTCGCCAACCTCTTTAGTAACGTCTTTCGCGTTGAACATTCAACAATTTGA
- the rnc gene encoding ribonuclease III, translated as MVALHPRRQDALHQFMLKLGLEPDSRLNWDLLDTALTHPTISPTRNYERLEFIGDAAIRLASAEFLWESYPEAKVGDYAAIRSVLVSDRTLADIAESYGFQRYLLVGGSASGDKAGYRSRLADALEAVAAALYLSSHDTSLVRPWLDKPFRPLAEEVRQDPARQNYKAALQEWTQGHYRQLPTYRVVEQVTREHNSDCRFSAEVWLNDRCLGRGLGRSIKAAEQAAAREAFVALSQEQQSPKSPVSQS; from the coding sequence ATGGTCGCCCTGCATCCCCGTCGTCAAGACGCCCTCCATCAATTCATGCTTAAGTTGGGGTTGGAGCCAGATTCCCGTCTAAATTGGGATCTCTTGGATACCGCTTTAACCCATCCAACGATATCGCCAACCCGCAACTATGAACGCTTGGAGTTCATTGGGGATGCGGCCATTCGTTTGGCTTCGGCGGAGTTCCTTTGGGAAAGTTACCCCGAGGCGAAAGTGGGAGACTATGCGGCGATTCGTTCGGTGTTGGTGAGCGATCGCACCTTGGCGGATATTGCTGAATCCTATGGCTTTCAACGCTATTTGTTGGTGGGAGGAAGTGCCAGTGGGGATAAGGCGGGGTACCGTTCCCGTTTGGCGGATGCCTTGGAGGCGGTGGCGGCGGCTCTGTATCTGAGTAGTCATGATACGAGTTTAGTGCGCCCTTGGTTGGATAAGCCGTTTCGTCCTCTGGCGGAGGAAGTGCGTCAAGATCCGGCACGGCAAAACTATAAGGCGGCTCTGCAAGAATGGACTCAGGGTCACTATCGGCAACTGCCTACCTATCGTGTGGTGGAACAGGTGACCCGAGAACATAATAGCGATTGCCGGTTTTCGGCAGAGGTGTGGCTCAATGACCGTTGTTTGGGCCGGGGATTGGGGCGATCGATTAAGGCGGCGGAACAGGCGGCGGCCCGAGAGGCCTTTGTGGCGTTGTCTCAGGAGCAACAGTCTCCCAAGTCCCCCGTGTCCCAATCTTGA
- a CDS encoding Gfo/Idh/MocA family protein has protein sequence MTGIIIIGAGRWGNHLIRNILEHPKGDLLAVVDCDRQRLEAVNERFNLAAAGVRLSQNWRDTQDLPAQGVIVATPATDHETTIREALELGYHVLAEKPLTLESQTAIALWELAQKQQRRLNIDHTYLFNPCVERGAEVVRQGHLGELRYGYAARTHLSPVRYDVDALWDLAIHDIAIFNHWLGEFPVQVQGTGKIWLQSQGVGASQHLFPDGLADLAWARLIYPSGVETTIHLCWANPDKQRRLAVVGSQGTLVFDELAPSPLTLIHGQLTQDEGGIWQPSAVTSEAVEVAPGEPLRRVCDRFLEGIETGQDCDRSSGWVGAQLVRVLEGLSQSCQAGGQLINLS, from the coding sequence ATGACAGGCATTATTATTATCGGCGCGGGTCGTTGGGGCAATCACCTGATTCGCAATATCTTAGAGCATCCCAAAGGGGACTTGCTGGCGGTGGTGGATTGCGATCGCCAACGCTTAGAGGCGGTCAATGAACGGTTTAATCTGGCAGCCGCTGGGGTGAGATTAAGCCAGAATTGGCGGGACACCCAAGATTTACCGGCTCAGGGAGTGATTGTCGCCACCCCCGCCACTGACCATGAAACGACCATCCGTGAGGCTCTGGAACTGGGCTATCATGTCTTGGCGGAGAAACCTCTAACCTTAGAGTCTCAGACGGCGATCGCCCTTTGGGAGTTGGCTCAAAAACAGCAACGACGGCTCAATATTGACCATACTTATCTCTTTAATCCCTGCGTTGAACGGGGGGCTGAGGTGGTGCGTCAGGGCCACCTGGGGGAGTTACGTTATGGCTATGCAGCGCGCACCCATCTGAGTCCGGTTCGCTACGATGTCGATGCCCTGTGGGATTTAGCGATTCACGATATCGCCATTTTTAATCATTGGTTAGGAGAGTTTCCGGTTCAGGTTCAGGGAACCGGCAAAATCTGGCTGCAATCCCAGGGGGTTGGGGCGTCGCAACATCTGTTCCCCGATGGGTTGGCGGATTTGGCCTGGGCGCGGTTAATCTATCCCAGTGGGGTGGAGACGACCATTCATCTCTGTTGGGCCAACCCAGATAAACAACGACGCTTAGCGGTGGTTGGCAGTCAGGGAACCCTGGTGTTTGATGAATTAGCACCCTCTCCCTTGACCCTGATTCATGGGCAACTGACCCAGGATGAGGGGGGGATATGGCAGCCGAGTGCAGTGACCTCAGAAGCCGTGGAAGTGGCACCTGGGGAACCCCTGCGACGGGTGTGCGATCGCTTCTTGGAGGGGATTGAAACCGGTCAAGACTGCGATCGCTCCTCCGGTTGGGTGGGGGCGCAGTTGGTGCGGGTGTTGGAGGGACTGTCTCAGTCCTGTCAAGCGGGGGGTCAGCTCATAAATCTGTCTTAG
- a CDS encoding SH3 domain-containing protein, protein MKFPLAFLPLALGTVLMGGNGAIAQSYPNDAHICTPGARLNLRESPGGRVLTVLDNRTSVERVAPPAGNWQPVAAGGQRGYVWSGYVCDGEATGAVAQRPAGTARFEPAMCPDVTLARNVIALDGLNIHRSNNPDSEILRFLSRGAAIILGSTNPSRDEAGHIWLPVEQPAMGYIRVGRDGVVDKIGNCTRFYD, encoded by the coding sequence ATGAAATTTCCTCTTGCTTTTCTTCCCCTTGCCCTTGGGACTGTCTTAATGGGAGGTAACGGGGCGATCGCTCAGTCTTACCCCAATGATGCCCATATTTGCACCCCTGGAGCGCGCTTAAACCTACGAGAAAGCCCCGGGGGTCGAGTCTTGACGGTTCTCGACAATCGAACCTCCGTTGAACGAGTTGCCCCACCAGCCGGGAACTGGCAACCGGTCGCAGCGGGGGGTCAGCGGGGTTATGTTTGGTCTGGGTATGTCTGTGATGGGGAAGCCACGGGTGCGGTGGCCCAACGGCCGGCCGGGACCGCCCGCTTCGAACCCGCGATGTGTCCTGATGTCACCTTAGCGCGTAATGTCATCGCTCTCGATGGGTTGAATATCCATCGCTCTAATAATCCCGATAGTGAGATTCTGCGGTTTCTCAGCCGGGGGGCTGCTATTATTCTCGGGAGTACTAACCCCAGTCGCGATGAGGCGGGCCATATCTGGTTACCCGTTGAACAGCCAGCCATGGGCTATATTCGTGTTGGCCGTGACGGAGTCGTTGATAAGATTGGTAACTGTACGCGCTTCTATGACTAA
- a CDS encoding aminotransferase class V-fold PLP-dependent enzyme, which translates to MSQQQRQQFPALANKTYLNYGGQGPLSRPALDAIAQAYEWVQQIGPFSAQANAWAQDCARETREAIAQELGVTPDTIALTEDVTVGCNIALWGMDWQEGDRLLMTDCEHPGVVATVKELQHRFGIEVDICPVQATLNSDNAVEVIAQGLTPKTRLVVLSHILWNTGQVLPLKEIVAACRQVDTQFGEPIRVLADAAQSVGVLPLELAASGVDYYAFTGHKWLCGPAGVGGFYCHPEAMASLRPTFIGWRGITMDGSGNPTGWKPDAQRYEIATSAYPLYVGLREAIALHRGWGTAKERYQQICRNSERLWQGLGEIPQVTCLRTAPPEAGLVSFVLESGEHKGLVQFLQEQGVMVRTLLDPSCVRACVHYFSDEGEIEEVLRQIRRFIEVN; encoded by the coding sequence GTGTCTCAACAACAACGACAACAGTTTCCCGCCCTGGCGAATAAAACCTATCTCAATTATGGCGGTCAGGGGCCCTTATCGCGTCCGGCCCTGGATGCGATCGCTCAGGCTTATGAGTGGGTGCAACAGATCGGCCCCTTTTCCGCCCAGGCTAATGCTTGGGCCCAGGACTGTGCTCGGGAAACCCGGGAGGCGATCGCCCAGGAGTTGGGGGTTACCCCGGACACCATTGCTCTGACGGAGGATGTCACCGTCGGCTGTAATATCGCCCTCTGGGGAATGGATTGGCAGGAGGGCGATCGTCTTCTGATGACCGACTGCGAACATCCTGGGGTGGTGGCGACGGTGAAGGAACTTCAACATCGCTTTGGCATTGAGGTGGATATCTGTCCAGTTCAGGCCACCCTCAACAGCGACAATGCCGTTGAGGTGATAGCTCAGGGGTTAACCCCTAAGACCCGTTTAGTGGTGTTGAGTCATATTCTCTGGAATACAGGACAAGTGTTACCCCTCAAGGAGATTGTCGCCGCCTGTCGTCAAGTGGACACTCAATTTGGCGAGCCAATTCGGGTGTTGGCGGATGCGGCCCAGTCCGTGGGGGTATTACCGCTGGAGTTAGCCGCGTCGGGGGTGGATTATTATGCCTTTACCGGTCATAAATGGCTGTGTGGGCCGGCTGGGGTGGGTGGATTTTACTGTCACCCGGAGGCCATGGCCAGTCTGCGTCCCACATTTATCGGCTGGCGCGGCATTACCATGGATGGCAGCGGTAACCCCACCGGCTGGAAACCCGATGCACAACGCTATGAGATTGCTACATCGGCCTATCCCTTGTATGTGGGATTACGGGAGGCGATCGCGCTTCATCGGGGTTGGGGAACGGCGAAAGAACGCTATCAGCAGATTTGCCGCAATAGTGAGCGACTGTGGCAAGGGTTAGGGGAGATTCCCCAAGTCACGTGTTTACGGACGGCTCCCCCGGAGGCGGGGTTAGTGTCGTTTGTGTTGGAGTCAGGGGAACACAAGGGCCTGGTGCAGTTTTTGCAGGAGCAAGGCGTGATGGTACGGACCCTTCTCGACCCCAGTTGTGTTCGGGCCTGTGTCCATTACTTCAGCGATGAGGGGGAGATTGAGGAGGTATTGCGGCAGATTCGTCGCTTTATCGAGGTCAATTGA
- a CDS encoding REP-associated tyrosine transposase, with translation MANYRRKPWNGATYFITQVTCDHLPWLCRDIARLALREAITKVRRKRPFEIDAFVLLPNHFHALWTLPENDGDLSIRMRLLKSYVTRSIADKLDLETRKNLSREARRERNLWQRRFWEHRVRDEKEFAAYCDYIHINPVKHQLCQSPTDWPWSSVHRFIQQGIYSPDWGV, from the coding sequence ATGGCAAATTATCGGCGGAAACCTTGGAACGGGGCCACGTATTTTATAACACAGGTGACCTGCGATCACCTGCCTTGGTTGTGCCGTGATATAGCTCGGTTGGCTCTGCGAGAGGCAATCACAAAGGTTCGTCGAAAACGTCCTTTTGAAATTGACGCCTTTGTTTTATTACCTAACCATTTCCATGCTCTATGGACGTTACCAGAAAATGATGGTGATTTGTCAATACGAATGCGTTTACTGAAAAGCTACGTGACCCGCTCAATTGCTGATAAATTGGATTTGGAGACCAGGAAAAATCTATCCCGAGAAGCCCGGCGGGAACGCAATTTATGGCAGCGGCGGTTTTGGGAACACCGGGTGAGAGATGAAAAAGAATTTGCCGCTTATTGCGATTACATTCACATCAATCCGGTTAAACATCAATTGTGCCAATCTCCCACCGATTGGCCCTGGTCAAGCGTTCATCGCTTTATTCAACAAGGCATTTATTCTCCTGATTGGGGCGTTTAA
- the ftsH2 gene encoding ATP-dependent zinc metalloprotease FtsH2 — MKFSWRVALLWAMPLLVIGFFLWQGAFASSAVTSGGNAATTRMSYGRFLDYLDAGRVTSVDLYEGGRTAIVEARDLDLDNRIQRLRVDLPANDSQLIARLREANVSLDTHPPRNDGAIWGVLGNLIFPILLIAGLFFLFRRSSNAPGGPGQAMNFGKSKARFQMEAKTGVLFDDVAGVDEAKEELQEVVTFLKKPERFTAVGARIPKGVLLVGPPGTGKTLMAKAIAGEAGVPFFSISGSEFVEMFVGVGASRVRDLFKKAKENAPCIIFIDEIDAVGRQRGAGIGGGNDEREQTLNQLLTEMDGFEGNTGIIIIAATNRPDVLDSALLRPGRFDRQVTVDAPDIRGRLSILDVHARNKKLDPSVSLEAIARRTPGFTGADLANLLNEAAILTARRRKEAITMAEIDDAVDRVVAGMEGTPLVDSKSKRLIAYHEVGHAIVGTLVKDHDPVQKVTLVPRGQARGLTWFVPSEDQTLISRSQIRARIAGALGGRAAEDVIFGDAEVTTGAGNDLQQVTNMARQMVTRFGMSDLGPMSLESQSSEVFLGRDLMTRSEYSEDIASRIDAQVRAIVEQCYEEACSLIRNNRAVMDRLVDLLVEKETIDGEEFRQIVAEYTHVPEKEQVVPTL, encoded by the coding sequence ATGAAATTTTCTTGGAGAGTTGCCCTGCTCTGGGCTATGCCATTATTGGTCATTGGTTTCTTTCTTTGGCAGGGGGCCTTCGCGTCCTCAGCCGTGACCAGTGGTGGTAATGCTGCCACAACCCGCATGAGCTATGGTCGCTTCCTCGACTACCTCGATGCCGGCCGGGTGACCAGTGTGGACCTCTATGAAGGAGGTCGGACAGCCATTGTAGAAGCTCGGGACCTTGACCTCGATAACCGGATTCAACGGTTACGGGTTGACCTTCCCGCCAACGATTCTCAACTGATTGCCCGTCTACGGGAAGCCAATGTGAGCTTGGATACCCATCCTCCCCGGAATGATGGAGCCATCTGGGGTGTGTTAGGGAATCTCATTTTCCCGATTCTGCTGATTGCTGGCTTGTTCTTCCTCTTCCGTCGTTCCAGTAATGCTCCCGGGGGTCCCGGACAGGCGATGAACTTCGGGAAATCTAAGGCTCGGTTCCAAATGGAAGCCAAAACCGGCGTTCTCTTTGATGATGTGGCCGGTGTGGATGAAGCCAAAGAGGAACTCCAAGAAGTTGTGACCTTCCTCAAGAAACCCGAACGCTTCACCGCTGTCGGTGCGCGGATTCCTAAAGGGGTGCTGTTGGTTGGCCCTCCGGGGACGGGTAAAACTCTCATGGCCAAGGCGATCGCCGGTGAAGCGGGTGTGCCTTTCTTCAGTATCTCCGGTTCAGAATTTGTGGAGATGTTCGTCGGGGTCGGTGCCTCTCGGGTGCGCGATCTCTTCAAGAAAGCCAAAGAAAATGCCCCTTGTATCATCTTCATCGATGAGATTGACGCCGTCGGTCGTCAACGGGGTGCTGGCATCGGTGGCGGTAATGATGAACGGGAACAAACCTTGAACCAACTCCTGACGGAAATGGATGGGTTCGAGGGGAATACAGGAATTATTATTATTGCGGCAACCAACCGCCCCGATGTCCTGGATTCAGCCCTATTGCGTCCCGGTCGTTTCGACCGTCAGGTGACCGTCGATGCTCCCGATATTCGCGGCCGTCTCTCGATTCTCGATGTTCATGCTCGCAATAAGAAGTTAGATCCTTCCGTGTCCTTGGAGGCGATCGCCCGTCGGACTCCCGGTTTCACGGGGGCTGACCTAGCCAACCTCCTCAACGAAGCGGCGATTCTCACGGCCCGTCGTCGCAAGGAGGCCATCACCATGGCTGAGATTGACGATGCGGTGGACCGGGTTGTGGCCGGGATGGAAGGAACGCCTCTAGTCGATAGTAAGAGTAAGCGATTGATTGCCTATCATGAGGTGGGCCATGCGATCGTGGGGACCTTGGTTAAAGACCATGACCCCGTGCAAAAAGTCACCCTAGTTCCCCGTGGCCAGGCCCGAGGTCTGACCTGGTTTGTCCCCTCGGAAGACCAAACCTTGATTTCCCGGTCTCAGATTCGCGCTCGTATTGCTGGGGCCTTGGGAGGACGTGCTGCCGAGGATGTGATTTTCGGTGACGCGGAAGTGACCACTGGGGCTGGAAATGACTTGCAACAGGTGACGAATATGGCTCGTCAGATGGTGACTCGCTTTGGGATGTCGGATCTCGGTCCCATGTCTTTGGAGAGTCAGTCCTCTGAGGTGTTCTTAGGTCGTGATTTGATGACTCGTTCCGAGTATTCCGAGGATATCGCCTCTCGGATTGACGCTCAGGTGCGGGCGATCGTGGAACAGTGTTATGAGGAGGCGTGCAGCCTGATTCGTAACAATCGGGCGGTGATGGATCGTCTGGTGGACTTGTTGGTGGAGAAAGAAACCATCGATGGGGAAGAGTTCCGGCAGATTGTGGCGGAATACACCCATGTTCCTGAGAAGGAACAAGTTGTGCCGACTCTATAG
- a CDS encoding phosphoribulokinase, with translation MSMKPDRVVLIGVAGDSGCGKSTFLRRLSDLFGKEKLTVICLDDYHSLDRKGRKAAGVTALDPKANNFDLMYEQIKSLKEGNPIDKPIYNHETGELDPPERINPNKIIVIEGLHPMYDERVRGLLDFSIYLDISDEVKIAWKIQRDMAERGHTYEDVLASIESRRPDFEQYIDPQKQYADIVIQILPTNLIKDDKERKVLRVRLIQRNDVDHLEPAYLFDEGSTINWTPCGRKLTCSYPGMRLFYGPDTYYGHDVSVLEVDGRFDNLEEMIYVEGHLSNTSTKYYGELAHLLLEHKEYPGANDGTGLFQLLSGLKMRETYERLTSKDSKVAVEV, from the coding sequence ATGAGCATGAAGCCAGATCGCGTGGTTCTTATTGGTGTCGCGGGAGATTCAGGTTGTGGGAAATCTACGTTTTTGCGCCGACTCTCCGATTTATTCGGTAAAGAAAAGTTGACCGTCATTTGTCTCGACGACTATCACAGCTTAGACCGTAAAGGACGCAAAGCTGCCGGGGTCACAGCACTAGATCCTAAAGCCAACAACTTTGATCTGATGTATGAGCAGATCAAGTCTTTGAAAGAAGGCAACCCCATTGACAAACCCATTTACAATCACGAAACGGGAGAACTCGATCCTCCTGAACGAATCAACCCCAATAAAATCATCGTCATCGAAGGATTGCACCCGATGTATGACGAGCGAGTTCGTGGCTTGCTGGACTTTAGCATCTACCTCGATATCAGTGACGAGGTGAAAATCGCCTGGAAGATTCAGCGGGACATGGCGGAGCGGGGTCACACCTACGAAGACGTTCTGGCCTCGATTGAGTCTCGTCGGCCTGACTTTGAACAATACATCGACCCGCAGAAACAGTACGCGGACATCGTGATTCAGATTCTACCGACGAATCTCATCAAAGATGACAAAGAACGTAAAGTTCTCCGGGTGCGCCTCATTCAACGCAATGATGTTGACCATCTCGAACCGGCCTATCTATTCGATGAAGGCTCCACCATTAACTGGACCCCCTGCGGTCGTAAGTTGACCTGTTCCTATCCTGGAATGCGCCTGTTCTACGGTCCCGACACCTATTATGGACATGACGTGTCCGTCTTAGAAGTCGATGGACGCTTCGACAACCTCGAAGAAATGATTTACGTCGAAGGTCATCTCAGCAACACCTCGACGAAATACTACGGCGAACTGGCCCACCTACTCCTCGAACACAAGGAGTACCCAGGTGCCAACGATGGAACCGGTCTATTCCAGCTTCTGTCCGGTCTGAAGATGCGCGAGACCTACGAGCGTCTCACCTCCAAAGATTCTAAGGTCGCGGTAGAAGTCTAA
- a CDS encoding LysR family transcriptional regulator produces the protein MSDLPFTLDQLRILKAIASEGSFKRAADSLYVSQPAVSLQVQNLERQLDVPLFDRGGRRAQLTEAGHLLLSYGEKVLTLCQETCRAIEDLQNLQGGTLIVGASQTTGTYLLPRTIGAFRQRYPDVAVQLHVHSTRRTSWSVANGQVDLAIVGGEVPTDLQDSLEILPYAEDELALILPVSHPLSKLPSVHKEELYNLQFIALDSQSTIRKVIDRVLGRCDIDTRRLTLEMELNSIEAIKNAVQSGLGAAFVSVSAIEKELEMGVLHRATLEEVVVKRTLNLIYNPNRYRSKAAEAFITEILPLFSNQELDPKLLEPIPRVKANSKGKDPPAAETPEMDVKSVAESLADSGDSG, from the coding sequence ATGTCTGACCTTCCTTTTACTCTGGATCAGCTACGCATCCTCAAGGCGATCGCCTCGGAGGGTAGCTTTAAGCGGGCCGCTGACAGTCTGTATGTTTCCCAGCCAGCGGTGAGCCTTCAGGTTCAAAATTTAGAACGACAGTTGGATGTCCCTCTGTTCGATCGCGGCGGACGACGGGCCCAGTTGACTGAGGCGGGTCATTTACTGCTCAGTTATGGGGAGAAGGTTCTGACGCTATGTCAGGAAACCTGTCGAGCCATTGAAGATCTGCAAAATTTACAGGGGGGAACTCTAATTGTCGGGGCCTCCCAAACGACGGGAACCTATCTCCTCCCCCGCACCATTGGCGCCTTCCGGCAACGCTACCCAGATGTGGCGGTGCAACTCCATGTCCATTCTACTCGCCGCACCTCTTGGAGTGTGGCCAATGGCCAGGTGGATTTGGCGATCGTCGGTGGTGAGGTTCCCACGGATTTACAAGATTCTCTGGAAATCCTCCCCTATGCTGAGGATGAACTGGCTCTGATTCTGCCAGTGTCTCACCCCCTCTCTAAATTGCCGTCGGTTCATAAGGAGGAGTTGTATAATCTACAGTTCATCGCGCTGGACTCTCAATCGACGATTCGCAAGGTCATCGATCGCGTTTTGGGCCGCTGTGATATCGATACGCGCCGCTTAACCCTAGAGATGGAACTGAATTCCATTGAGGCGATTAAAAATGCGGTGCAGTCGGGTCTCGGTGCGGCCTTTGTCTCAGTATCGGCGATCGAGAAGGAGTTGGAGATGGGGGTCTTACACCGAGCGACCCTTGAGGAGGTTGTGGTGAAACGGACGCTCAATCTCATCTATAATCCCAATCGCTATCGCTCCAAGGCTGCTGAGGCCTTTATTACCGAGATTCTACCGTTGTTCTCGAATCAGGAGCTTGACCCCAAACTTCTCGAACCCATCCCCCGTGTCAAGGCCAATAGCAAGGGAAAAGACCCCCCAGCGGCGGAAACTCCAGAGATGGATGTCAAGTCCGTGGCAGAATCCCTGGCCGATTCCGGCGATTCGGGTTGA